A segment of the Saccharomyces kudriavzevii IFO 1802 strain IFO1802 genome assembly, chromosome: 2 genome:
AAGACAATACCCGAAAGGCGGACCGGTAGATCGGGTTGCGCCAAAGCACTGGGggtttttccttttcggCATTAGAGAAGGCATTTTGCATGCCTTTTACCGGGTCAAAAGCTCTGAGAAAGCtgtgatgatgaaaaaaaaggcaacgCTAAAGACAATGTGTATCCGGTTGCCCATGCAGGATTGGTAATGTGTGTCCGGATATTGCTCGCTGCGCTCCGCGGGCGATATATCCTGCAGTACAAGGAATATGCGTAtgcacatatatatatgaacGTAAATGTTGTACTTAGAGCACTCACATTTTCTTGGGCGTTGCATCCTTATCTATTTTCCCCTGCTGGCTACAACCTGTATgatcaaaggaaaaataaaaaggcaGCTATCCCCCCCCACAAGAAGTTTTGCACTATCAAGCTAAACAGCCGACTTTTATACGCCTATCTATTGTTTTACTCCTATaggaaaaaaactgaaCACTGCTATTATAATGAACTCTACATACTCATCTATTGAGGATCAATATGTTCTGGCCGGTAAGGCCCGCTCTAAATTGGCAAAATGCATCGACGTTAATTCTAGAAATAAAGATTACAACCTAAGAGTACTGGTCGGTCACGCAAACCTACTAGATAAGATAACCGAAAACGTAGAGGCTCACAAATCGGCAGCCAATCCTCTTACAAAGAATCTCTTCTCCAGAGGCCATGAGAATCTTTCCATGGAGCATATTGAACTGTCCAACGCCAGAAATAATTCCAGCATTGACGAGGAAAATACGAGAAAGGCAGACTGCGTAGATTACTGCGAAGACTACTGCGATTTTTACTCCAGTGACGAAGATCCAGACGCCGATACTCTATCTTCCACTGACAGTGAAGGTGATGACGATTACGAGGACTATGATTTTGATTACGATTATTCTTGCGGTGAccataacaaaaaaatcgatACGTACTTTGGCCTCCACACCACCCTCGATTATCACCATTTGGGTCACACAAACTCACATTCCGAACAAGCCGATGAACTCTCACAAACCACTCCGCGCTACAATGCTCTTCCCGCCGCTGTTCCAACCGCATGGGAAGAACATGAAGATGACGACGCAAGAAAGCACGACTCTACGAGTTTGTACGGTGCGATGCCAATTTTCCGCGTACTTTCTCGTCAGAGAACCGTTCACGATGGTGACAGTAGCACCGGTGAGAGCGACTGTGCTAGCGATACCGAGGATGGTTCCGTGCCATTGACGAGGTTCCATTCTTGTCCAATCACCGCATAAATcacaaggaaaaaaaaaacaatcaaatCACGCATTCACATCTTCATATCTGCatctatcattttttttgattattgtATCACTATTACTGACGAGTACACGGCACTATCCAACTATCAAATAAAACgtttacatatatatatatatacatacacaCATATTCTTTTgtcataaaatattcaaagaagaaactttgaTTAAATTTCGTTTACATCCAAAAACATGAGCATGCAGGTCTGTCTTTTTACACCATTATCATTTGCTGCCTGAATGTCTTGCTTTTAGTCTGATCTGGCACGACCTCCGTCATATTAAATTACCCTTCCTCGCTCGCTTGaatcctcttcttttgagTCCggttttcaaatattcgacattttttttgaagcgATGAGTCTTATGCAAAGAGAAGCTTGCTGCGCTGCAGCAGATAACAATGAAACCTTCTCCGTTTCCGCATACGCCACatctaaagaaaaaaagtcaaCCCAAACAAGATTAATAGTTGTTAGTGCTATACATAGTATGAACTGCAGAGACAAGTAAAATACTGATTATGGAGGTCGGAACGGCATAGAGGGCTACTACGTTGCACGTAGTCCACACCACACGCGGTAGATGTCACTGGATTAGAGTTCATTGAAGGTCTGACATCTTCTTGTCCCTTTGGGCCGagtttgtttgttttttacaTGCAGCCCGGGCGGGTCCTTCCGCCTCATCGTTTAGCAATTTGCCCAGCACAGAATGAGCGTTTTTTAGGCGCTGAAGATCAAAGGGTAAAAAAGACTCTCATGAGGCTTGCTTTGATGctattcttgaaaataaagGTTACAATCTGGGATGGCGCTGAATAATATGTCCATGTATACGCACAAATATGCCTAGGTCTATGCAGAGTACGACCAACTTGAGTGCTTTTCAGCCtcaatattatcaatggTTAATGGCTATTTTCGTTGCTACTATATATTTAAACGTATCGTATCTTTTCATAGCCGGTTGAAACACTACCGTATTCTTCAAACGCTTCCCTTTCGGTTGCGAATTCTTCGACTTCGACCCATTCTTCGAGCCATTTGCGGTCTGTTATCTTAGTACCGCCTGGAATACCTTTGATCGGGTAAAAGTAAACTAGGATACAGTAACTCAATGCAGCAACAAGATAACCGACGAAATAGTTCAAATAGTAAACTCTCATGGCGCCAATTGGCACGGGAACTCCCAGTGAACCTAAAAACCCTGCAAAGTTGGGAGCAATGCCAAGTATGTATGCCACCACTGCCCTCCAGTTGGTACCGTATCTATTGTACATGTAGTAAGAGCCTTGCTTGTTGGTGTAGCaatggaaaatattgaCATAACCCTTTCTGATAATAAAGTAATCGGCGGAAATGACACCTGCAATGGCACTCAAGAAAACTGCGTATGCTGCCAACGCCGTGGTAAactttgatgatgatgacaatAAATCCCAGGGACAAATAGCCAGCGATATTAGAGCACAAATATAAGAGCCACGTCTaatattgatgaattttggTAGGAGTGCAGTCAAGTCGGTACCTGCAGGGATGGAGTTGCCCGATAGATTAGCGCCCAGTTGATCAAACGCAAAAATGAACGAGATTAGAAACACACCGGCTCTGTTTCCCGAAGTATAATTGTCCAAGTATCTGTTCAAGATGTCTAGAGGGCTCCAATAGTTAACCCCGTATAATGTGTAAGCTGCCGAGACAGACAAAATACcaattaaagaaataatggCATAACAGACGGGCAGAGCTATTAATTGCGAATAAACAGAAGATTTGTAAGTCTTGCCGAATCTAGTGAAGTCAGGAGCGTTTAAAATCAAAGTGGAGAAATTATCTAGGGCACTCATAATGGCTCTGATCACAGACCATGCCAGGACAGTCTTGCTGATAGCGCCACCATTGTCGTTCAATGAGCCTAACGCCAAATGACCTTTGGCCTTGCATAGGGTCCAAATTAAAAATCCGAATGCCGCAAATGGAGTAATGGCGGATTTTAACGCGAATATGTGGCGTAATTTGTCAGGTGGGAACCATAAGAAGGGCAAACACACGACCCAGAAGACCATGAAACACATGAACTCGAAATTTGTTAGATTAGGGTTTTTTATGGTGTCCTTCATTCTAGCATTCAAGTTGGTACCGAAGATGGCCTTTAGCATCAATTGAACACATTGACTACCAATGTAAGCCAACGTCGAATTCCAGACACACGCCATGACAACACGGTTGATGACAATCCAGATGGAGAAATAGATGCCGAAAGAAACCCTCGACGAGATGGGGAATGAGATGTGGTAATTGTTCCCCACTTTGGAGCCCAGAATCAGGAAAAATGCAACGAATGCGTATCCGACCCAAATACAAATCCAAGTCTGCCACCAATTAAGCCCCAATTGCAGGCCTGTGGCTGAGATTTGCCATGTGTTGACGTTGAAGGACCCAGAaatccaaaagaaaatgtacTG
Coding sequences within it:
- the ECM13 gene encoding Ecm13p (similar to Saccharomyces cerevisiae ECM13 (YBL043W) and YJR115W; ancestral locus Anc_7.483), giving the protein MNSTYSSIEDQYVLAGKARSKLAKCIDVNSRNKDYNLRVLVGHANLLDKITENVEAHKSAANPLTKNLFSRGHENLSMEHIELSNARNNSSIDEENTRKADCVDYCEDYCDFYSSDEDPDADTLSSTDSEGDDDYEDYDFDYDYSCGDHNKKIDTYFGLHTTLDYHHLGHTNSHSEQADELSQTTPRYNALPAAVPTAWEEHEDDDARKHDSTSLYGAMPIFRVLSRQRTVHDGDSSTGESDCASDTEDGSVPLTRFHSCPITA
- the FUI1 gene encoding uridine permease (similar to Saccharomyces cerevisiae FUI1 (YBL042C); ancestral locus Anc_7.481): MPPSDSQFDISSRTMKDGTLLTEDDERVSKELKLDDTVKTDANIVEKRDTDSENSTTIAHDGKKASWFQKTIEFLEVKQDSTDAAEYKPEKPIKTLKDLRESLVSTYLYNTDLRPVEAKRRTWTWKQYIFFWISGSFNVNTWQISATGLQLGLNWWQTWICIWVGYAFVAFFLILGSKVGNNYHISFPISSRVSFGIYFSIWIVINRVVMACVWNSTLAYIGSQCVQLMLKAIFGTNLNARMKDTIKNPNLTNFEFMCFMVFWVVCLPFLWFPPDKLRHIFALKSAITPFAAFGFLIWTLCKAKGHLALGSLNDNGGAISKTVLAWSVIRAIMSALDNFSTLILNAPDFTRFGKTYKSSVYSQLIALPVCYAIISLIGILSVSAAYTLYGVNYWSPLDILNRYLDNYTSGNRAGVFLISFIFAFDQLGANLSGNSIPAGTDLTALLPKFINIRRGSYICALISLAICPWDLLSSSSKFTTALAAYAVFLSAIAGVISADYFIIRKGYVNIFHCYTNKQGSYYMYNRYGTNWRAVVAYILGIAPNFAGFLGSLGVPVPIGAMRVYYLNYFVGYLVAALSYCILVYFYPIKGIPGGTKITDRKWLEEWVEVEEFATEREAFEEYGSVSTGYEKIRYV